The genomic interval AAGACGGCGACCGCCGGACTTCTCAGTCCAGCCGAATCGCCCGGCCTTCCTCGTTCGAGCGGTAGATGGCGTCGATGACGCGCTGGACTTCGAGGCCCTGCTCGACCGTGTTCCGCGAGGGGGCGACCCCGGCCCGGACCGCGTCGAAGAACGCCCGCTGTTCGGCCTTGTGGGGGTCCTCGTGGCGGGTCTCGATGGTCGAGTCCGAGAAGTGGTCGGTGCCCTGTCGCCCCGTCTCGTAGAGGGTCAGCGAGTCGTCGGCCTTGTCGAAGCACGCGCCAGCCTCGGTGCCCCGGACCACGAACTCCTCGTCGGGCGAGCGGTTGGCGGCCCACGCGACTTCGAGCGCGATGGTCTTGCCGCCCTCGCAACGCAGGAACGCGCTGACCGAGTCGTCGACGCTGAACTCCCCGGACTGGGCGTCGTCGCCCCACATCTCCAGATAGGCGTAGTCCTCTCGCGTGCCGAACTGCGAGCGAATCGTCCCCGAGACCTCCTCGACCCTCGGGAAGTCGTGGAAGTGGAGCGCGAGGTCGATGGCGTGGACGCCGATGTCGATGAGCGCGCCCCCGCCCGCTATCTCGCGGTTCGTGAACCACGACCCCCGGCCCGGAATCCCGCGCCGCCGGACGTAGTTGGCCTCGACGTGACGGGTCTCGCCGAACCGGCCGTCGTCCTGGTAGCCCTTGACGACCTCGACGGGGTTGCGAAACCGGTTGTGGAACCCGACCATGCAGAAGCTGTCGGCGTTCCGCGCGGCCTCCGCGATGCGCTCGGCGCTTTCGAGCGAGTGGGCGAGGGGCTTCTCCAACAGCACGTCGACCCCGGTCTCGAGCGCGGCGACCGCGTACTCCTCGTGGAACTTGTTCGGCGTCGTGACCACGACCGCGTCGACGTCCCCGGTAAAGAGGTCCTCGTAGCTCTCGAACGACTCCACCCCGTACTTCTCGGCGAACCGGGCCCGGGCGTCGGGGTTGATGTCGACGCCGCCGACGATGTCCACTCCCGCGAGGTCCACGATCCGGTCGGCGTGGTAGTGACCGATGTTCCCCAATCCGACGAATCCGACTCGAACCGGCTCTTTCGAACTAGACATATGTACTAGTGGTAGCCAACCGTGAGGTACTGTTAGGCTTTTCCCTTCTTTCGTGCGTCAGCGCCGCGTCAGGTCCTCCCGCTCGGTGACTCGGGACCACACCCCCGCCGAGACCGGGACGTTCGGTCATCTCCCTGTTCAGTACAACTGCCGTTCGGTCTCCTCGCGTTCGGTCTCGCGCTCGGTCTGCTCTCGACTCTCCCGGCGGGCCGCGACGAGCGCCCGAATCGCGGGGACGAACTTGTTCTTCACGTCGAGCGCGAACGAGACGATGCCGTACGCCCAGAAGAAGAACAGCACCGTCACGCCGACAACGTAGAACCACCCCATCGTCGTCAGCATCAGTCGTCACCCTCCGCTTCGGTCTCGGCCGCGCCGGGTTCGACCGACGCGAACTCTAGGCTGTGGCTGATGGCATCGCCGGACTCGGTGTCGAAGAGGTGGACGCGCTCGCGGTCGAGGACGACCTCCACGTCGGTGTCCTCGGCGATGTCCGAGGAGGGGTCGACGCTCATCAGCAACTGGTTCTGGGGTTGTTCCGCCTGCGCGTCCATGACTCGCTCTTCGTCCCCGATGAGCAGGTAGACGAATATCTCGTCGCCCATCGGTTCGAGCACGTCGGTCCGGGCGTCGATGGGCTGGGTGGGATTGGCGACGCCTTCGCTCTTCTCGCGGAGGTAGACGTCCTCGGGACGCACCCCGAGGGTCATCGCGTCGCCCCGCGCGACGCCCGCGAGCTGTCCGGGGTCGAACTCCACGTCGAAGTACGGCGTCGAGAGACCGCTCGCGGTCACCTCTCCCTCCACGAAGTTCATCGCGGGCGACCCGATGAACCCCGCCACGAACAGGTTCTCGGGCTCGTTGTAGCAGACCAGCGGCGGGTCGATCTGCTGGAGTTCGCCCTGATTCAGGATGGCGATGCGGTCGGACATCGTCATCGCCTCGGCCTGGTCGTGGGTGACGTAGATGATGGTGGTGTCAAGTTCCTTGTGGAGGCGCTGGAGTTCGGTCCGCATGTGGACCCGG from Halorussus salilacus carries:
- a CDS encoding Gfo/Idh/MocA family protein; this encodes MSSSKEPVRVGFVGLGNIGHYHADRIVDLAGVDIVGGVDINPDARARFAEKYGVESFESYEDLFTGDVDAVVVTTPNKFHEEYAVAALETGVDVLLEKPLAHSLESAERIAEAARNADSFCMVGFHNRFRNPVEVVKGYQDDGRFGETRHVEANYVRRRGIPGRGSWFTNREIAGGGALIDIGVHAIDLALHFHDFPRVEEVSGTIRSQFGTREDYAYLEMWGDDAQSGEFSVDDSVSAFLRCEGGKTIALEVAWAANRSPDEEFVVRGTEAGACFDKADDSLTLYETGRQGTDHFSDSTIETRHEDPHKAEQRAFFDAVRAGVAPSRNTVEQGLEVQRVIDAIYRSNEEGRAIRLD
- a CDS encoding ABC transporter ATP-binding protein; translation: MGKVILDGVSKRYADVTAVNDMNLDIRDGEFVTLVGPSGCGKSTTLETIAGLTKPTEGTITIADREVTNLPPKDRGIAMVFQNIALFPHMDVYDNISFGLRLRDYPKDEIDRRVDRAADIVQLEGMLERMPDEMSGGQRQRVAIARAIVREPEVFLMDEPLANLDAKLRVHMRTELQRLHKELDTTIIYVTHDQAEAMTMSDRIAILNQGELQQIDPPLVCYNEPENLFVAGFIGSPAMNFVEGEVTASGLSTPYFDVEFDPGQLAGVARGDAMTLGVRPEDVYLREKSEGVANPTQPIDARTDVLEPMGDEIFVYLLIGDEERVMDAQAEQPQNQLLMSVDPSSDIAEDTDVEVVLDRERVHLFDTESGDAISHSLEFASVEPGAAETEAEGDD